A window of the Cystobacter fuscus genome harbors these coding sequences:
- a CDS encoding AAA family ATPase, with amino-acid sequence MVLRKSCYRLDMPLGPQVLQGYTVTETIREGSSTVIFRALRERDGRPVILKTPRTEHPTLRDLERLRSEYEMGRRVGGAAAVRPYSLERNRDRLVLILEDFGGHPLAHFLGVPMEPGRFLELATRITQALAELHRHGVAHRDIKPHNILVHPDTGEVKLTDLGGASLLPREYQGVQNPRFIEGSLPYLSPEQTGRMNRAVDYRSDLYSLGVTFFEMLTGTLPFHAEDLLGWVHCHVARSPPSPSDIIPAVPEVLSRIVLKLMSKMGEERYQSALGLMSDLERCLEQWKARGSIAPFPLGAHDVSERFLIPQKLYGREEEVAALMDALARVVSSGAPGLMLVSGYPGIGKSSLVRELYGPLAKAKGLFLSGKFDQFKRDAPYATLSQAFRELVQQLLTEDEERIADWRQRLQSAVGLDGQLIVDIVPQIELIIGGQPPTQELPLLEAQHRFHRVFQKFLGVFTRKEHPLALFLDDLQWADAASLRLIQHLITHPETRHLLVIGAYRDNEVSSSHPLMLTLSEIRKAGAVVNELVLSPLSLEHLNLLVADTLHQEPFQTHPLTRLIQEKTQGNPFFVTQFLTMLYQEGLVELDRTAAVWRWDIARIRAKSYTDNVVELMVARLKRLPVTTQNVLMLTASIGDHIEARLLAVIRGQAEEELHREMWEAVKEGLMLRIGDSYRFLHDRVQQAAYSLIPEDQRSTVHLRSGRLLLAQLSPAEIEERIFDVVDQLNRGISGVVSLEEKERLAALNLQAGRKAKASTAYRSAIKYLSAGVMLLSERCWEDQYALTYALHEELAECEFLSGGIEEAERLLIGVLERARTRADKAMVYRVLIELHVTRAENARAVDFSLECLALFGIHMTPHPDWSEVEAEYEQVWANLGGRHIEELFGLPLVMDPEVQTVMRVLSTLFAPAYFTDHNLYYLHLCHMVNISLRQGTTDASPHGYAYFGLILGSAFHRYEDGYRFGRLACDLVDTHHFLAYKAKVNHAMAFISHWCRPLREDFGYLQTAFQTGTETGDVTISCYGCENVIAAQLSQGVPLSEVYRETEVRLDYVRKARFQDVEEALVNIQCFIRSMRGLTQGFSTATGESINREELEVQPSANRLSMRVCLYHILELQAFFMSDDYEKALVAASRAKKRLWAILSLIQVHDYHFYAALSLAACHDRVPPDERARRLEMLATHQRQLQEWAANCPENFSNTHALVSAEIARLLGRDLEAMHSYEEAIRSARDNGFTQNEGLSYELAARFYLQRGFEDFAYTYLRKARACYECWGADGKVRTLDERYPNLLERPALPITATVTARTEQLDLLSVMKASQAISGEIVLERLLETLMRVLIEQAGAERGLLMLRRGEDLSISAEARLDKREVVVRLFPPGPSAWAPPQAVVNYVKRTRERLILGDSSAPALFGVDGSGASRLPRSALCLPILRQGALVALLYLENDLASHAFSEDRMATLDLLAAQAAISLENARLYSEVREESRERERAEAAASERAAALARSEQALHAERQLLQSILTNMGEGVVVADEHGRLVLFNPAAEQVLGIGLTDTPLRQWSEYYGIYLHDQVTPYPSEELPLARAIRGEAVDRVELFMRHSTKPEGTWLLVSARPLKDDQGTPRGGVVVVSDVTDIKEAEETLRRSQHQLQSIIDNTPALVSIKDTQGHFLLVNRRFESLFGIKPERLIGKRDGEVFPKERAAQSRAHDLEVLEAGRPLEWEEEVHQADGPHTYLSVKFPLADAAEAPHAICTIATDITERKRMEVAERFLAEASRELVTSLDYETTFQRIAGLAVPRLAELCIVFALHESGQRRPVAVADVVPARAERVREFLHHHPLDANASTGPHQVLRTGQPEAFPGRRGLLGQPIPEEARWNALKGLEGQSFICVPLWARGRCLGVLSLLSTRSRRVHGPADLALAEELGRRAAFAIDNALLYRKAQESIRVRDEFLSIASHELKTPLTSMGLRARQVELALAHQLLEPQLRCKVASMLATFGAQMKRLVQLVDQLLDVSRINTGRLELHLEETDLSAVAREVTERLAEQLEKAGCTLELELELSVVGEWDRFRLEQVVTNLLTNAMKYGARHPIRMKVWSEEDKALLRVEDRGLGIPKEDQSRIFELFERAASHNYGGLGLGLFIAREIVLAHAGRIWLESEPGVGTTFFVEFPRSASGSQRTPLSKAAGDASSLKWSGTPSAPGEDGVTG; translated from the coding sequence ATGGTGCTCAGGAAGAGTTGTTACCGTCTTGATATGCCGCTCGGTCCGCAGGTCCTCCAGGGATACACCGTCACCGAAACGATTCGGGAAGGATCCTCGACCGTCATATTCCGCGCGTTACGGGAACGGGATGGGCGGCCGGTCATCCTCAAGACGCCTCGCACCGAGCATCCAACCCTCCGAGACCTCGAGCGGTTGAGAAGTGAGTATGAGATGGGGAGGCGGGTGGGGGGCGCGGCGGCGGTGAGGCCGTATAGTCTGGAGCGCAACAGGGATCGGTTGGTGCTGATCCTGGAAGACTTTGGTGGCCATCCCCTCGCGCACTTCCTCGGCGTTCCCATGGAGCCCGGGCGCTTCCTCGAACTCGCCACCCGAATCACCCAGGCCCTCGCCGAGCTCCATCGCCACGGTGTCGCCCACCGGGACATCAAGCCCCACAACATCCTCGTCCACCCCGACACGGGAGAGGTGAAGCTCACGGATCTCGGAGGAGCCTCGTTGCTCCCCCGTGAGTACCAGGGAGTGCAGAACCCCCGGTTCATCGAAGGCTCTCTTCCCTACCTGTCTCCCGAGCAGACGGGAAGGATGAACCGGGCCGTCGACTACCGCAGCGACCTGTACTCGCTGGGGGTCACCTTCTTCGAGATGCTCACCGGCACCTTGCCCTTCCACGCCGAGGATCTCCTGGGCTGGGTCCATTGCCACGTCGCCCGGTCTCCACCGAGCCCCTCCGACATCATCCCCGCGGTCCCCGAGGTGCTCTCCCGGATCGTCCTCAAGCTGATGTCCAAGATGGGCGAGGAGCGCTACCAGAGCGCGCTGGGGCTGATGTCCGACCTGGAGAGGTGTCTCGAGCAGTGGAAGGCACGGGGTTCCATCGCGCCCTTTCCACTCGGTGCGCATGATGTCTCGGAACGCTTCCTGATTCCGCAGAAGCTCTATGGCCGCGAGGAGGAGGTCGCCGCGCTGATGGACGCCTTGGCGCGAGTCGTCTCCAGCGGAGCCCCCGGGCTGATGCTCGTCTCGGGATACCCCGGCATCGGCAAGTCCTCGCTGGTGCGCGAGCTGTACGGGCCCCTCGCGAAGGCGAAGGGGCTCTTCCTCTCGGGCAAGTTCGACCAGTTCAAACGTGACGCCCCCTACGCCACGCTCTCCCAGGCCTTCCGCGAACTCGTGCAGCAACTCCTGACCGAGGACGAAGAGCGGATCGCCGACTGGAGACAGCGGCTCCAGTCGGCCGTGGGGCTCGATGGGCAGCTCATCGTCGACATCGTTCCCCAGATAGAACTCATCATCGGCGGGCAGCCACCCACCCAGGAACTGCCGCTGCTCGAGGCGCAGCACCGCTTCCATCGGGTCTTCCAGAAGTTCCTGGGGGTGTTCACCCGGAAGGAGCACCCGTTGGCTCTTTTCCTGGATGACCTCCAGTGGGCCGATGCCGCCAGCCTCCGGCTGATCCAACACCTCATCACCCATCCGGAGACCCGGCACCTCCTGGTGATTGGAGCCTACCGGGACAACGAGGTCAGTTCCTCCCACCCCTTGATGCTGACCTTGAGCGAGATCCGCAAGGCGGGGGCGGTCGTGAACGAGCTCGTCCTCTCGCCGCTCTCGCTCGAGCACCTCAATCTGCTCGTCGCCGACACCCTGCATCAGGAGCCATTCCAAACCCATCCGTTGACCCGGCTCATCCAGGAGAAGACACAGGGAAACCCCTTCTTCGTCACCCAATTCCTGACGATGCTCTATCAGGAGGGTCTGGTGGAGTTGGATCGAACGGCGGCGGTGTGGCGGTGGGACATCGCCCGGATTCGCGCCAAGAGCTATACGGACAACGTCGTCGAGCTGATGGTGGCGAGGCTGAAGCGCCTCCCGGTGACTACCCAGAACGTGTTGATGCTCACCGCCAGTATCGGCGACCACATCGAGGCGCGGCTGCTCGCGGTGATTCGCGGTCAAGCGGAGGAGGAGCTCCACCGGGAGATGTGGGAAGCCGTCAAGGAAGGGCTGATGCTGCGCATCGGGGATTCCTATCGATTCCTTCACGACCGGGTCCAGCAGGCGGCCTATTCACTCATCCCCGAGGACCAACGAAGCACGGTACACCTGCGAAGTGGCCGCCTCCTGCTGGCCCAGCTCTCACCAGCGGAAATCGAGGAGAGGATCTTCGACGTGGTGGACCAGCTCAACCGCGGTATCTCCGGAGTCGTCTCGCTCGAGGAGAAGGAGCGGCTCGCGGCGCTCAACCTCCAGGCCGGAAGAAAGGCCAAGGCTTCCACCGCCTACCGCTCCGCCATCAAGTACCTGTCCGCCGGCGTGATGCTGCTCTCCGAGCGCTGCTGGGAAGACCAATACGCGCTGACGTATGCGTTGCACGAGGAGCTGGCGGAGTGTGAGTTCTTGAGTGGCGGCATCGAAGAGGCGGAGCGGCTGCTCATCGGGGTCCTCGAGCGGGCCCGGACGCGGGCCGACAAGGCCATGGTCTATCGCGTGTTGATCGAACTCCATGTCACCAGAGCGGAGAACGCGAGAGCCGTCGACTTCTCCCTGGAGTGTCTCGCGCTCTTTGGCATCCACATGACCCCCCATCCGGACTGGAGTGAGGTCGAGGCGGAATACGAGCAGGTCTGGGCGAACCTGGGCGGCCGTCACATCGAGGAGCTCTTCGGTCTGCCCCTCGTGATGGACCCCGAGGTACAGACCGTCATGCGGGTGCTGTCGACCTTGTTCGCCCCGGCCTACTTCACGGACCACAACCTGTACTACCTCCACCTGTGCCACATGGTGAATATCAGCCTTCGCCAGGGCACCACCGACGCCTCGCCCCACGGTTATGCCTATTTCGGCCTCATCCTGGGCTCCGCCTTCCACCGCTACGAGGACGGCTACCGCTTCGGAAGGCTGGCCTGCGACCTCGTCGACACACATCACTTCCTCGCATACAAAGCCAAGGTCAATCACGCCATGGCGTTCATCTCCCACTGGTGCCGTCCGCTCCGGGAGGATTTCGGCTATCTCCAGACCGCGTTCCAGACAGGCACCGAAACGGGTGACGTCACCATCTCCTGTTACGGCTGCGAGAACGTCATCGCGGCGCAACTCTCCCAGGGAGTTCCACTGAGCGAGGTCTATCGCGAGACCGAGGTGCGGCTGGACTACGTGCGCAAGGCCAGGTTCCAGGATGTCGAAGAGGCCCTCGTCAACATTCAATGCTTCATCCGGAGCATGCGAGGCCTCACCCAGGGGTTCTCGACCGCCACGGGTGAGAGCATCAACCGGGAGGAACTCGAGGTCCAGCCGTCGGCGAACCGGCTGAGCATGAGGGTCTGCCTGTACCACATCCTCGAGCTCCAGGCCTTCTTCATGTCAGACGATTACGAGAAGGCCCTCGTGGCGGCGTCCCGGGCGAAGAAGCGCCTGTGGGCAATCCTCTCACTCATCCAGGTTCACGACTACCACTTCTACGCCGCGCTCTCCCTGGCCGCCTGCCATGACAGGGTTCCTCCCGATGAACGCGCGCGTCGCCTGGAGATGCTCGCCACCCACCAGCGGCAGCTCCAGGAGTGGGCGGCGAACTGTCCGGAGAATTTCTCCAACACCCATGCGCTGGTGTCGGCGGAGATCGCCCGCCTCCTTGGCCGGGACCTGGAGGCCATGCACTCGTATGAGGAGGCAATCCGCTCGGCGCGGGACAACGGCTTCACCCAGAACGAGGGCCTCTCCTACGAGCTGGCCGCCCGGTTCTATCTCCAGCGGGGATTCGAGGACTTCGCCTACACCTATCTGCGCAAGGCCCGTGCCTGCTACGAGTGCTGGGGGGCCGACGGGAAGGTCCGGACGCTGGACGAGCGCTACCCGAACCTGCTGGAGCGGCCGGCGCTCCCCATCACCGCCACGGTCACGGCGCGTACGGAACAATTGGACCTGCTCTCGGTGATGAAGGCCTCGCAGGCCATCTCCGGTGAGATCGTGCTGGAGCGGCTCCTGGAGACCTTGATGCGCGTCCTCATCGAGCAGGCGGGTGCCGAGAGGGGCTTGCTGATGCTGCGCCGGGGAGAGGACCTGTCCATCAGCGCCGAGGCGCGGCTCGACAAGAGAGAGGTCGTGGTCCGGCTCTTCCCTCCGGGGCCCTCGGCCTGGGCTCCGCCCCAAGCCGTCGTCAACTACGTGAAGCGGACCCGGGAGCGACTCATCCTGGGGGACTCGTCCGCCCCGGCGCTGTTCGGCGTGGACGGCTCCGGCGCTTCGCGGTTGCCTCGCTCCGCGCTGTGTCTGCCCATCTTGAGGCAGGGAGCGCTGGTGGCGCTCCTGTACCTGGAGAACGATCTGGCGAGCCACGCCTTCTCCGAGGACCGGATGGCGACGCTCGATCTGCTGGCCGCCCAGGCCGCCATCTCCCTCGAGAACGCCAGGCTCTATTCCGAAGTGCGGGAGGAGAGCAGGGAGCGCGAGCGGGCGGAGGCAGCCGCCTCGGAGCGGGCGGCGGCGCTGGCCCGCTCCGAGCAGGCGCTCCACGCCGAGAGGCAACTCCTCCAGTCCATCCTCACGAACATGGGAGAGGGCGTGGTGGTCGCGGACGAGCACGGACGGCTCGTGCTCTTCAATCCGGCGGCGGAGCAGGTCCTGGGAATCGGTCTGACCGACACGCCCCTCAGGCAATGGTCGGAGTACTACGGCATCTATCTGCACGACCAGGTCACCCCCTATCCATCCGAGGAGCTGCCGCTCGCCCGGGCCATCCGGGGCGAGGCCGTGGACAGGGTGGAGCTCTTCATGCGCCACTCCACGAAGCCGGAGGGGACGTGGCTGCTCGTGTCCGCCCGCCCGCTCAAGGACGACCAGGGCACCCCGCGAGGCGGGGTCGTCGTCGTCAGCGACGTGACCGACATCAAGGAGGCGGAGGAGACGCTGCGCAGAAGCCAGCACCAGCTCCAGTCGATCATCGACAACACTCCCGCGCTCGTCTCCATCAAGGACACCCAGGGGCACTTCCTCCTGGTCAACCGGCGCTTCGAGAGCCTCTTCGGAATCAAGCCGGAACGGCTCATCGGCAAGCGCGACGGCGAGGTCTTTCCGAAGGAGCGGGCGGCGCAGTCCCGCGCCCATGATCTCGAGGTGCTCGAAGCGGGCAGGCCGCTGGAATGGGAGGAAGAGGTGCACCAGGCAGACGGCCCGCATACGTACCTCTCCGTCAAGTTTCCCCTCGCGGACGCGGCCGAGGCCCCCCACGCCATCTGCACCATCGCCACGGACATCACCGAGCGGAAGCGGATGGAAGTGGCGGAGCGTTTCCTGGCCGAGGCCAGCAGGGAGTTGGTGACCTCGCTCGACTACGAAACCACCTTCCAGCGCATCGCCGGACTCGCGGTGCCCAGGCTGGCCGAGCTGTGCATCGTCTTCGCGCTCCACGAGAGCGGACAGCGCCGGCCGGTGGCGGTGGCCGATGTCGTCCCAGCTCGAGCCGAGCGCGTGCGCGAGTTCCTCCATCATCATCCCCTGGATGCCAACGCTTCGACCGGCCCCCATCAGGTGCTCCGCACCGGCCAGCCGGAGGCCTTCCCGGGAAGGCGCGGGCTCCTGGGGCAGCCCATTCCGGAGGAGGCGCGGTGGAACGCACTGAAGGGACTGGAGGGCCAATCCTTCATCTGCGTGCCGCTCTGGGCGAGGGGGCGTTGCCTCGGCGTGCTGTCACTGCTCTCCACGCGGTCGCGCCGGGTCCATGGTCCGGCCGACCTGGCCCTGGCGGAGGAGCTGGGACGCCGAGCGGCCTTCGCCATCGACAATGCCCTGCTCTACCGCAAGGCCCAGGAGTCCATTCGCGTGAGGGACGAGTTCCTGTCGATCGCCTCGCACGAACTCAAGACCCCCCTGACCTCCATGGGGCTGCGCGCCCGGCAGGTGGAACTCGCCCTCGCCCATCAACTCCTGGAGCCGCAGCTCCGCTGCAAGGTGGCGAGCATGCTCGCCACCTTCGGTGCCCAGATGAAGCGGTTGGTCCAACTGGTCGATCAGCTCCTCGACGTCTCCCGTATCAACACGGGGCGGCTCGAGCTGCACTTGGAAGAGACCGACCTCTCCGCCGTCGCGCGAGAGGTCACGGAGCGCCTCGCCGAGCAGCTCGAGAAAGCCGGCTGCACGCTCGAACTGGAGCTCGAGCTATCGGTGGTTGGAGAGTGGGACAGGTTTCGCCTCGAGCAGGTGGTGACGAACCTGCTGACCAATGCCATGAAGTACGGAGCGCGTCACCCCATCCGGATGAAGGTGTGGAGCGAGGAAGACAAGGCGCTGTTGCGGGTCGAGGATCGCGGGCTCGGGATTCCCAAGGAGGACCAGTCGAGGATCTTCGAGCTGTTCGAACGCGCGGCCTCGCACAATTACGGTGGGCTCGGCCTCGGGCTCTTCATCGCGCGGGAGATCGTCCTGGCACACGCCGGGCGAATCTGGCTGGAGAGCGAGCCCGGGGTGGGGACGACCTTCTTCGTCGAGTTCCCTCGGAGCGCCAGCGGGAGCCAACGAACGCCGTTGTCGAAGGCGGCCGGGGACGCGTCCTCGCTGAAGTGGTCCGGGACTCCATCAGCCCCGGGCGAGGACGGCGTTACCGGTTAG